A window of the Homo sapiens chromosome 18, GRCh38.p14 Primary Assembly genome harbors these coding sequences:
- the ONECUT2 gene encoding one cut domain family member 2 isoform X3 has translation MKAAYTAYRCLTKDLEGCAMNPELTMESLGTLHGPAGGGSGGGGGGGGGGGGGGPGHEQELLASPSPHHAGRGAAGSLRGPPPPPTAHQELGTAAAAAAAASRSAMVTSMASILDGGDYRPELSIPLHHAMSMSCDSSPPGMGMSNTYTTLTPLQPLPPISTVSDKFHHPHPHHHPHHHHHHHHQRLSGNVSGSFTLMRDERGLPAMNNLYSPYKEMPGMSQSLSPLAATPLGNGLGGLHNAQQSLPNYGPPGHDKMLSPNFDAHHTAMLTRGEQHLSRGLGTPPAAMMSHLNGLHHPGHTQSHGPVLAPSRERPPSSSSGSQVATSGQLEEINTKEVAQRITAELKRYSIPQAIFAQRVLCRSQGTLSDLLRNPKPWSKLKSGRETFRRMWKWLQEPEFQRMSALRLAENVFEAWEHRMVAVRSASSRHVQTQRARTKQRQEQFPEEVPPGVH, from the coding sequence ATGAAGGCTGCCTACACCGCCTATCGATGCCTCACCAAAGACCTAGAAGGCTGCGCCATGAACCCGGAGCTGACAATGGAAAGTCTGGGCACTTTGCACGGGCCGGCCGGCGGCGGCAGtggcgggggcggcggcgggggcggcgggggcggcggcgggggccCGGGCCATGAGCAGGAGCTGctggccagccccagcccccaccacgCGGGCCGCGGCGCCGCTGGCTCGCTGCGGGGCCCTCCGCCGCCTCCAACCGCGCACCAGGAGCTGGGCacggcggcagcggcggcagcggcggcgtcGCGCTCGGCCATGGTCACCAGCATGGCCTCGATCCTGGACGGCGGCGACTACCGGCCCGAGCTCTCCATCCCGCTGCACCACGCCATGAGCATGTCCTGCGACTCGTCTCCGCCTGGCATGGGCATGAGCAACACCTACACCACGCTGACACCGCTCCAGCCGCTGCCACCCATCTCCACCGTGTCTGACAAGTTCCACCACCCTCACCCGCACCACCATccgcaccaccaccaccaccaccaccaccagcgcCTGTCCGGCAACGTCAGCGGCAGCTTCACCCTCATGCGCGACGAGCGCGGGCTCCCGGCCATGAACAACCTCTACAGTCCCTACAAGGAGATGCCCGGCATGAGCCAGAGCCTGTCCCCGCTGGCCGCCACGCCGCTGGGCAACGGGCTAGGCGGCCTCCACAACGCGCAGCAGAGTCTGCCCAACTACGGTCCGCCGGGCCACGACAAAATGCTCAGCCCCAACTTCGACGCGCACCACACTGCCATGCTGACCCGCGGTGAGCAACACCTGTCCCGCGGCCTGGGCACCCCACCTGCGGCCATGATGTCGCACCTGAACGGCCTGCACCACCCGGGCCACACTCAGTCTCACGGGCCGGTGCTGGCACCCAGTCGCGAGCGGCCACCCTCGTCCTCATCGGGCTCGCAGGTGGCCACGTCGGGCCAGCTGGAAGAAATCAACACCAAAGAGGTGGCCCAGCGCATCACAGCGGAGCTGAAGCGCTACAGTATCCCCCAGGCGATCTTTGCGCAGAGGGTGCTGTGCCGGTCTCAGGGGACTCTCTCCGACCTGCTCCGGAATCCAAAACCGTGGAGTAAACTCAAATCTGGCAGGGAGACCTTCCGCAGGATGTGGAAGTGGCTTCAGGAGCCCGAGTTCCAGCGCATGTCCGCCTTACGCCTGGCAG
- the ONECUT2 gene encoding one cut domain family member 2 isoform X4, with product MKAAYTAYRCLTKDLEGCAMNPELTMESLGTLHGPAGGGSGGGGGGGGGGGGGGPGHEQELLASPSPHHAGRGAAGSLRGPPPPPTAHQELGTAAAAAAAASRSAMVTSMASILDGGDYRPELSIPLHHAMSMSCDSSPPGMGMSNTYTTLTPLQPLPPISTVSDKFHHPHPHHHPHHHHHHHHQRLSGNVSGSFTLMRDERGLPAMNNLYSPYKEMPGMSQSLSPLAATPLGNGLGGLHNAQQSLPNYGPPGHDKMLSPNFDAHHTAMLTRGEQHLSRGLGTPPAAMMSHLNGLHHPGHTQSHGPVLAPSRERPPSSSSGSQVATSGQLEEINTKEVAQRITAELKRYSIPQAIFAQRVLCRSQGTLSDLLRNPKPWSKLKSGRETFRRMWKWLQEPEFQRMSALRLAGLKVMRKVMLRLLASFSF from the exons ATGAAGGCTGCCTACACCGCCTATCGATGCCTCACCAAAGACCTAGAAGGCTGCGCCATGAACCCGGAGCTGACAATGGAAAGTCTGGGCACTTTGCACGGGCCGGCCGGCGGCGGCAGtggcgggggcggcggcgggggcggcgggggcggcggcgggggccCGGGCCATGAGCAGGAGCTGctggccagccccagcccccaccacgCGGGCCGCGGCGCCGCTGGCTCGCTGCGGGGCCCTCCGCCGCCTCCAACCGCGCACCAGGAGCTGGGCacggcggcagcggcggcagcggcggcgtcGCGCTCGGCCATGGTCACCAGCATGGCCTCGATCCTGGACGGCGGCGACTACCGGCCCGAGCTCTCCATCCCGCTGCACCACGCCATGAGCATGTCCTGCGACTCGTCTCCGCCTGGCATGGGCATGAGCAACACCTACACCACGCTGACACCGCTCCAGCCGCTGCCACCCATCTCCACCGTGTCTGACAAGTTCCACCACCCTCACCCGCACCACCATccgcaccaccaccaccaccaccaccaccagcgcCTGTCCGGCAACGTCAGCGGCAGCTTCACCCTCATGCGCGACGAGCGCGGGCTCCCGGCCATGAACAACCTCTACAGTCCCTACAAGGAGATGCCCGGCATGAGCCAGAGCCTGTCCCCGCTGGCCGCCACGCCGCTGGGCAACGGGCTAGGCGGCCTCCACAACGCGCAGCAGAGTCTGCCCAACTACGGTCCGCCGGGCCACGACAAAATGCTCAGCCCCAACTTCGACGCGCACCACACTGCCATGCTGACCCGCGGTGAGCAACACCTGTCCCGCGGCCTGGGCACCCCACCTGCGGCCATGATGTCGCACCTGAACGGCCTGCACCACCCGGGCCACACTCAGTCTCACGGGCCGGTGCTGGCACCCAGTCGCGAGCGGCCACCCTCGTCCTCATCGGGCTCGCAGGTGGCCACGTCGGGCCAGCTGGAAGAAATCAACACCAAAGAGGTGGCCCAGCGCATCACAGCGGAGCTGAAGCGCTACAGTATCCCCCAGGCGATCTTTGCGCAGAGGGTGCTGTGCCGGTCTCAGGGGACTCTCTCCGACCTGCTCCGGAATCCAAAACCGTGGAGTAAACTCAAATCTGGCAGGGAGACCTTCCGCAGGATGTGGAAGTGGCTTCAGGAGCCCGAGTTCCAGCGCATGTCCGCCTTACGCCTGGCAG GTCTGAAAGTGATGAGGAAAGTAATGCTTCGCCTATTAGCGAGtttcagcttttaa